In Gossypium hirsutum isolate 1008001.06 chromosome D06, Gossypium_hirsutum_v2.1, whole genome shotgun sequence, one genomic interval encodes:
- the LOC107901165 gene encoding protein DETOXIFICATION 51 encodes MCNQTTTASILTSTQNSSQTHLYFHPGKHRHHHDHGAHHLCPSISDIITEAKSLFNLAFPIALTGLILYSRSIISMLFLGHLGDIQLAAGSLAIAFANVTGYSVLSGLALGMEPLCSQAFGAQRHKLLSLTLHRYVIFLLFVSILISFLWINMFNIMVYLRQDPNITRIGQRYLLFSLLDLFTNSFIHPIRIYLRAQGITHPLTLATLAATILHLPISFLLVSHFNLGVAGVAASASISNFFVLVSLVVYIWTSGLHHSTWEKPTLECLTGWKPLLKLAAPSCVSVCLEWWWYEIMIVMCGLLVNPKAPVASMGILIQTTSLLYVFPSSLGFAVSTRVGNELGANRPYKARLLAVVAVFVSAMMGLSASTFASGMRNKWARMFTSDPEILRLTSIALPILGLCELGNCPQTVGCGVLRGSARPSTAANVNLGAFYLVGMPVAVGLGFYVGVGFSGVWLGLLSAQVCCAGLMLYVVGSTDWDLQAKRAQMLTCVDTTWLPHDFDNNCKGEDEQQPLICSVLTSAA; translated from the coding sequence ATGTGTAACCAAACCACCACCGCTTCCATCCTTACTTCTACTCAGAACTCTTCTCAAACCCACCTTTATTTCCACCCTGGAAAGCATAGGCATCACCATGACCATGGAGCTCATCACTTATGCCCTTCGATCTCTGACATCATAACTGAAGCTAAATCACTCTTCAATCTAGCCTTCCCCATAGCCTTGACTGGTCTCATTCTCTATTCTCGTTCCATCATTTCCATGCTCTTCCTTGGCCATCTCGGCGATATCCAACTGGCTGCCGGTTCATTAGCTATAGCCTTTGCTAACGTCACCGGCTACTCTGTCCTTTCCGGCCTTGCTTTAGGTATGGAGCCACTGTGTTCACAAGCCTTTGGAGCTCAAAGACATAAACTTTTATCTTTAACCCTTCACCGCTACGTTATTTTCCTCTTATTCGTTTCCATATTGATATCCTTTCTTTGGATAAACATGTTCAACATTATGGTTTATCTTCGTCAAGATCCTAATATCACCCGCATCGGCCAAAGGTACTTACTGTTTTCCCTACTTGACCTCTTTACCAATTCTTTCATTCACCCAATACGCATTTACCTTCGCGCTCAAGGCATCACCCACCCGCTCACTTTAGCAACCCTCGCCGCCACCATTCTCCATTTACCCATCAGCTTCTTACTCGTCTCCCATTTCAACTTGGGCGTCGCCGGGGTAGCCGCTTCTGCTTCCATCTCCAACTTCTTCGTTCTCGTCTCCCTGGTTGTTTACATTTGGACCTCGGGCCTCCACCATTCTACGTGGGAAAAACCCACTTTGGAGTGTTTAACCGGCTGGAAGCCGCTGCTCAAGCTAGCCGCGCCAAGCTGTGTTTCTGTTTGTTTGGAGTGGTGGTGGTACGAGATCATGATCGTGATGTGTGGGCTTTTGGTGAACCCGAAGGCGCCGGTCGCTTCAATGGGGATATTGATTCAAACGACGTCATTGTTGTACGTTTTCCCTTCTTCGTTGGGTTTCGCGGTTTCGACCCGTGTCGGAAACGAATTAGGGGCAAACCGTCCTTATAAAGCGAGATTATTGGCTGTGGTGGCGGTTTTCGTATCAGCCATGATGGGCTTATCAGCGTCGACGTTTGCATCAGGGATGAGAAATAAGTGGGCCAGGATGTTCACATCTGATCCTGAGATCCTACGGCTGACATCTATTGCACTACCTATCCTAGGGTTATGCGAGCTGGGGAACTGCCCGCAAACAGTGGGATGTGGGGTCCTCAGAGGGAGTGCACGTCCTTCCACCGCAGCTAATGTGAACCTCGGGGCATTTTACTTGGTGGGCATGCCCGTTGCGGTCGGACTCGGATTCTATGTCGGAGTCGGATTTTCTGGGGTATGGTTGGGCCTACTTTCGGCCCAGGTGTGTTGCGCTGGGCTTATGCTGTATGTGGTGGGGTCCACTGACTGGGACCTACAAGCCAAGAGGGCCCAGATGCTGACGTGTGTAGATACTACATGGCTACCTCATGATTTTGATAATAATTGTAAGGGTGAGGACGAACAACAGCCGTTGATTTGCAGTGTGCTGACTTCAGCTGCCTAA
- the LOC107901164 gene encoding probable pectinesterase 53 — MSKFQRFLYITFIFFLLNSGHALCHTKGIRFRSSKGKHSHRQSTMTGTHGSEQQFMQWVKFVGSLNHSVFKTAKNKLFPSYTLTVDKNPAKGDFTTIQDAIDSLPLVNLVRVVIKVHAGVYTEKVNIPPFKSFITIEGSGADETIVQWGDTAQTPGPRGQPLGTYASATFAVNSPYFIAKNITFKNTTPVPPPGAVGKQAVAFRISADTATFLGCKFLGAQDTLYDHLGRHYYKDCYIEGSVDFIFGNGLSLFEGCHVRAIATLIGAVTAQGRGSMLDDTGFSFVNCKVTGSGALYLGRAWGPFSRVIFAYTYMDNIIIPKGWYNWGDPSREMTVFYGQYKCTGPGASFAGRVSWSRELTDEEAKPFLSLSFIDGSEWIKL; from the exons ATGTCAAAGTTTCAACGTTTTCTGTACAttaccttcattttctttctatTGAATTCAGGCCATGCATTGTGTCATACCAAAGGAATCAGATTCAGAAGCTCTAAAGGGAAGCACAGCCATAGGCAATCAACTATGACGGGAACCCATGGCTCCGAGCAGCAATTCATGCAGTGGGTCAAATTTGTTGGTAGCCTTAATCACTCAGTTTTCAAGACAGCAAAGAACAAGCTTTTCCCTTCTTATACTCTCACTGTGGACAAGAATCCGGCCAAAGGAGACTTCACCACTATCCAGGATGCCATTGATTCTCTTCCTTTAGTAAATCTTGTGAGAGTGGTCATCAAGGTCCATGCAGGGGTTTACAC AGAGAAGGTTAACATTCCACCATTTAAATCTTTCATAACCATTGAAGGATCAGGAGCAGATGAAACAATTGTCCAATGGGGAGACACAGCTCAAACACCTGGACCAAGAGGACAACCTTTGGGAACCTATGCTTCTGCAACTTTTGCTGTGAATTCCCCTTATTTTATAGCCAAAAACATAACATTCAAG AACACTACACCAGTGCCACCACCAGGAGCAGTAGGGAAACAAGCAGTAGCATTTAGGATATCTGCAGATACAGCTACTTTCTTGGGCTGTAAATTCCTGGGAGCACAAGACACCCTCTATGATCACTTGGGCAGACATTACTATAAAGATTGTTACATTGAAGGTTCAGTGGATTTCATCTTTGGCAATGGTCTCTCCCTCTTTGAG GGGTGTCACGTGCGTGCAATAGCGACGTTAATAGGGGCCGTAACAGCACAAGGAAGAGGGAGTATGTTAGACGACACGGGGTTCTCTTTTGTGAACTGTAAGGTCACGGGGTCGGGGGCACTGTACCTAGGGAGGGCATGGGGTCCTTTTTCCAGGGTGATCTTTGCTTACACTTATATGGACAACATTATCATTCCAAAGGGATGGTACAACTGGGGCGACCCTAGCCGTGAAAT GACTGTGTTTTATGGGCAGTACAAATGCACTGGACCAGGGGCAAGCTTTGCAGGCAGGGTTTCATGGTCAAGAGAACTTACAGATGAAGAAGCCAAaccttttctttctcttagtttCATTGATGGCTCCGAATGGATCAAATTGTAA